The sequence ATTTATTAGAATTTTGTGATGAATATATGAAGAGTGATGATGAATTTGAcatagaaaatgaagaagctgaaaaaaaagaaaaattaggaaaagaaaaagagaataGAGATGAAAACaaagaagatataaaaaaggatGAAGAGATAAAAGAGAAGGAGGAaaaggaaaatgaaaaaaaaatacagaatcatgaaaaagagaaaattaaACAAGATATCCAATTAgataaaattatagaaaatggagatgaagaaaaagataaagtAGATATAAatgagaaagaaaaaaaaaattgtagtgaaatgaaaaatgagttaataaataatcaaaaaaGACATGAAACAGAAAATAGTGAAcctttaaatgaaatttccttaaatttaaaaagagaGCATGATTTAAATGTTGATAATTTAACagatacaaataaaaaacaaaatgaaaaaaacattgaaaaaaataatagtaataatatagGACTATTAAacgaaaaaggaaaaaaagaaaataatataagtgAAGATATGCAAATGAGCTATAAAAATGAACAAAATAAGCATACCGGTACGAGTGCCTGcataaatgatttaaataatgatataaataactcaaagaaaaaggaaataaaatatgagaataacaaaaaaaaagattataaaaaatatttaaaaattttaatggaTCCTAAAAATTTAACCACATTAACACAAATAATTGATTTTTGTTTAAATACAGATTGGAATATactgcaaaaaaaaaaaaataaaaaatattttaaagataaaGGAGTAGGAGGAGTAAGAATAGTACCCAAACCACAAAAATTCTCAAAAGAGTATGAACAAATTATTAGTATAGTATTTTTTCAGTGGATTAAACTAAGTAATTTAAGAAATACAGATAATCCAAATCAAAATTATGttcaattttttcaaaagatATCGAACCAAGGGTTGTTAAGAATAGATAACAACActgataaattttttactgTGTGTATTTATAAGGCAGTAGAGAGAGCATGTAACATTTTAAACCCATATGCACAgagaaatgaaaaagaaaatatcaCAAATTCTTTAGATGAACTTTTATCAAACaaaattaattcaaattTTGTAATCCAAGTgaatgaaaatgatattaatgataatgtatcaaaacaaaaaagaaatgcaAATAGTCCTACTAATGATACTGATTATAAAGATGTTATAgaagtaaaagaaaaaaataaaagtatagtAAACggaataaataaagaaaatgtaaattatactgaaaatgaaaatgaagaatcaTATAAAAGAGAAGATAAACATGCGATAAAAGAAAGTATGAAAGATTTCactgaaaatttaaatgataaaaaaaaagaagaaataattgaacataatgaaaatgataataacgTGGAAAAAGAAAGAGAACAAAAAATACCTATATGCCAAGAAGTACATAATAATGATCATATGTATAATATgaatgaaaaatttttaaaaaatgaaaaaacttTTACAAATATCGAATATTCAAGAGATTCTGATGATAATTATTCCGATGTATCATCTACAAACTTAACtttttattcaaatataTCTAATTATGATAAATCTTCTTCAGAAGATGAAAAAAGTCACATTTATTCCattgaaaatgataataatgcaAAACATATGAAACAAAGGAAAGAtgaaattctaaaaaaattgtcATCAGACATAAATGAATCTATAGGAATTGATGTATCAGAATCTGATGAAGAATTGGATAAAAAGGAAACAAAGTTGAaacagaaaaaatatttaaaaaaagatgaaaaaattaaaattgatCATAAAAAGGGTAACAAACAGagaataaaaaacaaaaaagaaaatattatatttttaggaAAGAGTGAAAAAGAAGGGGAAGAAGTAGAAGAAGAGGAAGATGAAGTAGAGGAGGAAGATGAAGTAGAggaagaagatgaagaagaggaagaagaggaagaggaagaggaagaagaagaagaagaagaagaagaagaagaagaagaagaagaagaagaagaagaagaagaagaagaagaggaagaggaagaagaagaagaagaggaagaggaagaggaagaggaagaggaagaagaggaagaagaagaagaggaagaagaagaggaagaagatgaagaagaagaattggaagaagaggaagaagaagaagaagaagaagaagaagaggaaaaagaggaagaaaaaaaaatagaagtgAAAGGGAAAAATATTACGAAAAATaatagacaaaaaaaaaatatatacttaaatTTAGAAGAAAATGCTCTTTTAACTGACACATTAGATACTTCATCAGTTGATGCATTAGCGAAAATGATCATATGCATGATGAAATTAGTTGATTCACAACAAATATCTCCCTTTATTTTGTTTCAAAAGGCTATGAATGTATTATGCAGAATTGTTGTATATGAATCgagaaaaaacaaaagaaattttaatcAAAGGCCATATTTTAGGTTATTTTTATCTCTTTTAATTGAAATAAGTAAAAACGAAAAAGGTTCTGAGAattcatataataaatgtatattaGCATTGGGCTATTATTTGAGTATTTTGAATCCTTTGCGTGTCCCTATGTTTGTTTTTGCATGGTTGGAATTAATTAgtcataaattatttttacctAAAATTCTAAAAACTTCGAAAGGGTGgtgtatatataataaattactaATTTATTTGCTAgagtttttatatatatttttgaagaATGCATATTTAACACCAtgcattaaaatattatatagaGGAATTTTAAGAActctattaatattattacatGATTTTCCAGAATTTCTCTGTGTATACAATTTTTCCTTTTGTAATTCTATACCACTAAATTGTGTACAACTAAGAAATCTAATTTTATCAGCTTTTCCAAGAAATCTTAAATTACCTCATCCATTTTATCCTAATTTGAAGGTGGATTTATTACCTGAAATGAAAGTCGTTCcagttattttaaataattttacatttatattaattgattataaaattaaaaaggatGTAGATAATTATTTTGTAACAAGAAACATaaattgtttaaaaaaaatacataaaaaattaatgataaaaaacaaattgaaagcattatatttaaaaactaaatataatatagCATTAATTAATGCATTAGTGTTATATATAGGAATGTCATTACCATCTCAAATATTAATGATTGATAAAGCATCAGAAACACATCCTGCATTAGaaattattctttatttaacaTATAAATTAGATATGGAGGGTAGATATTACTTATTATCATCAATAACTAACCATTTAAGATATCCAAATGCTCATACCCATTATTTCTCATGTCTTTTGTTGTggatatttaatatatcaaaaatagaaattattAATGAGCAAATTACAGGAATATTATTAGAAAGGCTAATTGTACATAGACCTCATCCATGGGGTTTGCTAATAACATTTATTGAACTTATAAAAAAtccaatttttaaattttggcAATGTTCTTTTGTTCACGTTGCCCctgaaatagaaaatttatttcaatCAATTGCTCATTCCTGTTTAGTGAATCAAATGGAGCATTTAAACAATAAAcaaatgaataataataatgctAATAATACAAATGTTAATATAAATGTTAGTAATATTAACAGTATGAACAATttaaatgttaaaaataaaaatgttagtAATGATAGAAATagtgatataaaaaatattatcaatATGGATGATGTtaattcaattaaaaatcCGAATATAAATTACAATAACATTAATAATGCAAATATGTACaacttaaaaaatttcaatattaataatgttaattttaataatactgGAAGTTTCAGTAACAGCGATATTATTAGAAAAGCCAtggataaaaatttaaataaatatattgtaaaaaataacattttagGAAATAATGCatcattaaatataaataatattccGAAGAATtacaataattataatgataaCATTGTTAGTACTGAAAAttctaattttaataaaaatatttttagtaaTTATATTATGTCTAATTCAGTTGACAATagtgaaaatgataaatacTTTAATACTCAATTTcgtgataataaaaatttagatatTGATGTGGAGAACAAATACGgtgaaataaaaatggatataaaaaatgctAATTTTACTTCTAACGAAAACAGCAAAAATATTAGTgccaataaaaatataaatagtaataataaaaatattaataatttaattaatgtaagtaatttttataatttaaaaaatattactaatAATTCTAATATAATGGATAAAAATTTCGATTGAAcatagagaaaaaaaagaaaaaaaaaatgtaacttttttagatattatctcataaatttatataaatgattctatatatgcattatatatatagaagtCACTAAAACAAGAGCTTATGGAAATTTCATTATCTtattaaaatacaaaaacaatatatgaaaaaaatgtgtTGGAGTTGAATGATGaataaaagttaaaataataaaaaagaaaataaagaaaaaacatatatttatttaaaggaattattaaaatttttataagatattgattatatattttacttttatgtagttcataaaatattcttatttttaatagatgtaattctaatttttttttttttttaaattaaattcgttgtttttttttttttttttataattattaatttttttttaaaacttattagaaaaaaaaaaaaaatttgtattatttgaattgttgaaaaaaatataattcttcACAAAATaatcatttcttttttacataactgttaaacattattttaaattttctactAAATTGCTTTTTAAAAGAGTAGTaactaaaaagaaaaaaaataaataaaaaaaggagtTTTCACATGATTTATAAACCTACTGTAATTATATGCTTGTTTGTAACATATAttgaaattaatttttttaattattgaaGCAtggatttattaattatagtacatatatatacaactttttaaattaaatattaaaggATCACAATTCCtaaaacttatttttttattacattaattttttaaacttaagtttttatatataaatttgtattatattgaaagtattattttcaagcattttaataaataatataatgaaCATTAGTTatcttaaataatattaatatgttacatttatatattttaaatatagcaTAAGATTAgctatcaatttttttatttattaaaattaaaataattaatagaacaaaaaataaaataaaatatatttctattaattcttaagaaaaaataccttaatatggaaaaaaagaagactccaattttatttttcttctattattACTTAAATTTACATATTCTTACAGTTAAGATtttatattccttttttcttttgtcaTAAACTATATTTCTAAAAATGTgtatacataaataaatatatgtctatatttttttcttttattttcgtatacatatatatatatattttatttattcaaaaTTCCGATAAGacacttttaaaaattatagaaaaaaatttatttacaatattttgaaggtattttcatttttattagaagtataaaatattataattttgttaatTATATGTTGAATCATTTAGAAAATTATGAAgctaaaattttaatatgattatatatatatccaCATATATTATACCCCAATATTATGCATATtactattttaatttttaaacaaaatatatttaaataataattttaaatataaaaaaaaaagttgttaccaatattattttatttttattttaatattattttatataatttattattactatttattatttatttatttttttttttttttaatttaataatggaaagtaaaaatgaatttgaatttaaaaaagttgAACATCTGAATTTAGAATGTTTTAAAATACCtatattttttgaagaaATTTTATCAGAGTTCATAGCACAATTAATAAGAAGTCATCCCAATAATGTATATCTTTTtgcttttaattattttgatgagaaattaaaaaattgtgaATGAAAAATAAACGAAAAAAACAATTCATATAACTTATTCAATaaaatttcctttttctGTATCACATTGATAAAACATTAATCAAAGACTCAATATTAATTTCTATAGTAGACactaaataataaaagaaaaaaaaaaaaattgaaattatatataaaaaaaatatatatataaaagtaataaaaaaataaaaataaatctaCACTT comes from Plasmodium relictum strain SGS1 genome assembly, chromosome: 9 and encodes:
- the NOT1 gene encoding CCR4-NOT transcription complex subunit 1, putative translates to MRSLPYIDSSTILKIKHLSEMSTNSSSNINISQLLNNDVKKFSTTNANNNLKNMNNLSVNLSKKKNNNTSSIGNINNISSCSNNNNNNLSNALGNLLNNGCNNNNINNDNLLLYINDILPNCANVEQSLHKVNNMSSLNRNDNIFKNKNVNENLSNNLNLNNFSSVNNINNQLNMNILNNDKSNNTSSINNLYLNRSFLTANENNQLNKNTNVAGNNSYINREMNYRNSSCLNENTANSNIASYIDNAIKINTNENVKYANNENDNNSIKEKEQLYGIIDSFYDQTQKGLPSHLNLNNISGFGLGQIECLIDNTDFTKNIVVPSSFIVGEVFSIFNTLCLFNIDEKTKILKDVMQPEYYNWLAFYIVKSRASKEVNLHNVFLEFIDKLSYPLFIDTIINMTYDCILILFKYINELKEVSAFRTVLKNLGSWLGFITLGRNRPLKSKILDLKLVLFEAYEKGCLVCILPMVCKILESVKLSKNFKPPNPWTTAILCLLTEIHELPNVKTYIIFEVEVLFKNLSLDIQDYQNKTSLLSKRVSYNKKCDFVVSRNNNISSANVDMKNVSLKDNITNINTSQREENNLNENLKLEELENSAKNILTNNRISTDKIQQMNQNNQRNINLKNIVSQWNQNNTNRIDPLMNDTTLVSSFSPPDLNLINSHFSKKSMNNLNKKPNIMNDLNTNNLNYNNNMNVSGVSGDSISNNKMNNSKFLQSLNNAVIISPSIALFQIQPSLKKVVPIAVDRAIREIISAILERSVAISCVTTREIIFKDFCLEKDENLIRKASHIMIASLAGSLALATCKEPLRISLTQHLRQLLQPTSTKDCNDQVLIEQVVQILSADNLELGCNLIEQAVIEKAIKDINEALAPSFLARQVANENSIAFNDSSYAVNTKKIQLEFADILKLGSPITNHQLQIYKDFLNIAPLKKLHAAAKALSLIYKNVNENNTENQNQNSQVNVSFSNENLQNNQEKIVYAKNMSQTRLNEQQNHISKNDFKINNTVNNIDYNLNNNIKNQQNFPSKTNVNENNTQSNIPITIPLGANVQFHKVLKKLELATGQLKEAIKDIIMLPPILFNINREKSYCNINKLSLYILYSLSVDGNIFNLIKSIPEIAALTQHKNETIISYSNKIYKFLFEITPYNDKTQLGCRLNDPVGIYLEVFLCILEKLKKKCPLLKKHISNLITPNNSNVSNKNNTENNNVSFLNMNDSPKENEVVDDESKDNTKVEVKNSSCLNNNLDACNENKSEENKKNNEDLYKYNVNVISGLIRYNLVDIEKYKHYLEKELDNGRCVNCVEFVVLLLKSILLDFQIFRYNDFENIFSILNTIKEKNILPNKIIYTSNWIPMNINSAIEKLIEESKKIQEKEDTIFFSDLLEFCDEYMKSDDEFDIENEEAEKKEKLGKEKENRDENKEDIKKDEEIKEKEEKENEKKIQNHEKEKIKQDIQLDKIIENGDEEKDKVDINEKEKKNCSEMKNELINNQKRHETENSEPLNEISLNLKREHDLNVDNLTDTNKKQNEKNIEKNNSNNIGLLNEKGKKENNISEDMQMSYKNEQNKHTGTSACINDLNNDINNSKKKEIKYENNKKKDYKKYLKILMDPKNLTTLTQIIDFCLNTDWNILQKKKNKKYFKDKGVGGVRIVPKPQKFSKEYEQIISIVFFQWIKLSNLRNTDNPNQNYVQFFQKISNQGLLRIDNNTDKFFTVCIYKAVERACNILNPYAQRNEKENITNSLDELLSNKINSNFVIQVNENDINDNVSKQKRNANSPTNDTDYKDVIEVKEKNKSIVNGINKENVNYTENENEESYKREDKHAIKESMKDFTENLNDKKKEEIIEHNENDNNVEKEREQKIPICQEVHNNDHMYNMNEKFLKNEKTFTNIEYSRDSDDNYSDVSSTNLTFYSNISNYDKSSSEDEKSHIYSIENDNNAKHMKQRKDEILKKLSSDINESIGIDVSESDEELDKKETKLKQKKYLKKDEKIKIDHKKGNKQRIKNKKENIIFLGKSEKEGEEVEEEEDEVEEEDEVEEEDEEEEEEEEEEEEEEEEEEEEEEEEEEEEEEEEEEEEEEEEEEEEEEEEEEEEEEEEEEEEEEEEDEEEELEEEEEEEEEEEEEEKEEEKKIEVKGKNITKNNRQKKNIYLNLEENALLTDTLDTSSVDALAKMIICMMKLVDSQQISPFILFQKAMNVLCRIVVYESRKNKRNFNQRPYFRLFLSLLIEISKNEKGSENSYNKCILALGYYLSILNPLRVPMFVFAWLELISHKLFLPKILKTSKGWCIYNKLLIYLLEFLYIFLKNAYLTPCIKILYRGILRTLLILLHDFPEFLCVYNFSFCNSIPLNCVQLRNLILSAFPRNLKLPHPFYPNLKVDLLPEMKVVPVILNNFTFILIDYKIKKDVDNYFVTRNINCLKKIHKKLMIKNKLKALYLKTKYNIALINALVLYIGMSLPSQILMIDKASETHPALEIILYLTYKLDMEGRYYLLSSITNHLRYPNAHTHYFSCLLLWIFNISKIEIINEQITGILLERLIVHRPHPWGLLITFIELIKNPIFKFWQCSFVHVAPEIENLFQSIAHSCLVNQMEHLNNKQMNNNNANNTNVNINVSNINSMNNLNVKNKNVSNDRNSDIKNIINMDDVNSIKNPNINYNNINNANMYNLKNFNINNVNFNNTGSFSNSDIIRKAMDKNLNKYIVKNNILGNNASLNINNIPKNYNNYNDNIVSTENSNFNKNIFSNYIMSNSVDNSENDKYFNTQFRDNKNLDIDVENKYGEIKMDIKNANFTSNENSKNISANKNINSNNKNINNLINVSNFYNLKNITNNSNIMDKNFD